CACCCTCCCGCGCGATGCCGTGCTCGTGGTCACCTTCACGAATTGCCGCATTGGAAAAGGGCGCCCGTGCGTCTCGCCCCGCTCGGCTTCAGTCTCGCGCCCGCCACCGGGGCGATCAAGGTAAGGATGTCCTGACGCCCGCGGGCCCCCGTCACAACAAGCGCAGCCCTGCCAGCACCCCGGTGCTGACCAGCGTGACCACGATCCCCGCGGCCACCACCCCGGCACCGATCGCGACGAAGGCCCGGCCCGGCGGGACCCCCATCACGAAGGCCAGGGCCGTGCCCGAATACGCGCCCGTCCCGGGCAGCGGCACCGCCACGAAGAGGGCCAGCCCCACGGCACCGTAGCGCCCCACCAGGCCGCGCCCACGCTGGCGCACCCTCTCCACGAGCCGGCCGACGAAGGTGCGGCGCAGGAGGCGCTCGTATCCCAGGTGGAGCACCAGCCAGACCGGCCAGAAGAGGGCCGCGTTGGCGGCCGTCGCCAGCAGGAAGACCCCGGGCCAGGGCAGCTCTAACGCCAGTCCCAAGGGGATGCTGCCCCGCAGCTCGATCCAGGGCACCAGCGTCAGCAAGGCGACGGAGACCCACGGCGACAGCAGCGACTCGGGCAACGCCATCGATTCCCTTCCATGCGTCGCATGCGGTGAGGCCACCGCTGCGTCTCGGGCGCCGTGGCCCTATACGTTGCGGCCCCGTCGCGCCCCTGCAGCGAGCCGGCAGGGGCGGAGCCCGTCGAGTGCGAACATGGGCCGGGTGTCGACGCGAGCGGGACGCCTCAACCACGTGACCTCCGCCCTGGGCATCGGCCGCCTCGACGAGATGCCGGCGGTGGTGCCGGTGCTGGCCCTCGGCGGGCTGGTCTTCACCTTTGGGTCCTCCTTCGTCTGGCCGGTCACCACCATCTACATCCACTTCGTGCTGGGCCGCTCCCTGGCCATGGCCGGGCTGGTCCTGATGCTGTCGTCGTCCTCCTCCCTGGCGGGGCAGCTGGCGGGCGGGGCCGCCTTCGACCGCTGGGGCGGGAGGCGGGTGCTGCTGGTGGGCCTGCTCCTGCGGGCGGCGGCCCAAACCGTCATCGCCCTGGTACCGCTCTGGCCCGTCTACGTGGCCGCGATGATGCTGGACGGCTGGTCCTACGGCCTCGTCGACCCCGCCACCAACGCCCTCGTCTCCCGGGCCTGGCCCGAGGGCGGACGGAGGGGCTTCAACTTCCTGTACGTGGCGCGCAACGCCGGCGTGGCCCTCGGCACCGCCTTCGGGGGGCTGGTGGCCGGGTACTCGTTCACAGCCGCGTTCCTGGCCAACGCGGCCGCCTCCCTGGCCTACGCCGTCATGGTATGGCGGCGCGTGCCCGCTCATCTCCCGGAGCCGGTAACCACGCGCCGCGCGCCGTCGCCCGACTCCCCCGCGGCCGCGGAGGTCCGCGCGCTCGCCCTCGGGACGCATCCCGCGGTCTCGGGCCGCTGGCCCCTGGCGGCGATGGGGGCGCTGGTGGTGGGCGTGGGGCTGGTATGGATGGCCTATGGACAGTGGCAGGCGGTCATCTCCGTCTACATGCAGGAGCTGGGGTACCCGCTCGCCTCCTACAGCGTTCTGTGGACCCTCAATGGGGTGCTCATCGTGGGCTCGCAACCGCTGGTGGGGTGGGTGACCCGGCGGGGCTTGAGCTCGGTGACGGCCCAGATGCTGGTGGGGACGGCGCTGTTCGCGGCTTCCTTCGTCCTGGTCTGGCGGTGGCCCCTCTATCCCGGCTTCGTGCTCGGCATGGTCGTCCTCACTCTTGGCGAGGTGCTGGCCTTCCCTGCCTTTCCCGCGGCGG
This genomic interval from Limnochorda sp. LNt contains the following:
- a CDS encoding MFS transporter, giving the protein MSTRAGRLNHVTSALGIGRLDEMPAVVPVLALGGLVFTFGSSFVWPVTTIYIHFVLGRSLAMAGLVLMLSSSSSLAGQLAGGAAFDRWGGRRVLLVGLLLRAAAQTVIALVPLWPVYVAAMMLDGWSYGLVDPATNALVSRAWPEGGRRGFNFLYVARNAGVALGTAFGGLVAGYSFTAAFLANAAASLAYAVMVWRRVPAHLPEPVTTRRAPSPDSPAAAEVRALALGTHPAVSGRWPLAAMGALVVGVGLVWMAYGQWQAVISVYMQELGYPLASYSVLWTLNGVLIVGSQPLVGWVTRRGLSSVTAQMLVGTALFAASFVLVWRWPLYPGFVLGMVVLTLGEVLAFPAFPAAAAVLAPPARQGFFQGLVGGAVSAGRMLGPLAGGALYDRLSPPVVLGAAAVVSATACACFDLYRALARRAGTGAGRRSAR
- a CDS encoding COG2426 family protein, which translates into the protein MALPESLLSPWVSVALLTLVPWIELRGSIPLGLALELPWPGVFLLATAANAALFWPVWLVLHLGYERLLRRTFVGRLVERVRQRGRGLVGRYGAVGLALFVAVPLPGTGAYSGTALAFVMGVPPGRAFVAIGAGVVAAGIVVTLVSTGVLAGLRLL